Proteins from a single region of Gordonia hongkongensis:
- the moaA gene encoding GTP 3',8-cyclase MoaA, protein MSTVGLGLPLPRSPREAATSDAPTDGPLLDTFGRVAKDLRVSVTDRCNLRCSYCMPAEGLDWMPTDQVLSTDELIRVLTVAVRDLGIERIRFTGGEPLLRRDLEDVIAAVAGLPQSPEIAMTTNGLGLTRRVGGLVDAGLGRINISLDTIDPARFAEITRRDRLSDVLDGLAAARRAGLDPVKVNAVVPDRSDLPGVPDLLAYCLEHGYELRIIEQMPLDADHAWQRAQMVTAQEILATLRKRFTLLPDPAPRGSAPAATWLVDGHRGAHGPARVGVIASVTRPFCGDCDRTRLTADGSLRNCLFATSETDVRHALRTLPDDEIDAALARLWRANMWAKAAGHEVNAAGFTQPDRPMSAIGG, encoded by the coding sequence GGGCCGTTGCTCGACACCTTCGGTCGGGTCGCGAAGGATCTCCGGGTCTCGGTCACCGACCGCTGCAATCTGCGGTGCTCGTACTGCATGCCGGCCGAGGGCCTCGACTGGATGCCCACCGACCAGGTGCTCTCCACCGACGAACTGATCCGGGTACTCACCGTCGCCGTGCGCGACCTGGGAATCGAGCGCATCCGGTTCACCGGCGGCGAACCACTGCTGCGCCGCGACCTCGAGGACGTCATCGCCGCCGTCGCGGGCCTCCCGCAGTCGCCCGAGATCGCGATGACGACGAACGGACTCGGACTGACCCGGCGGGTCGGCGGTCTGGTCGACGCCGGCCTCGGCCGTATCAACATCTCGCTGGACACCATCGACCCGGCCCGCTTCGCCGAGATCACGCGCCGGGACCGTCTGTCCGATGTGCTCGACGGCCTGGCGGCGGCCCGCCGCGCCGGGCTCGACCCGGTCAAGGTCAACGCCGTGGTACCCGACCGCAGCGACCTGCCCGGAGTCCCCGACCTGCTCGCCTACTGTCTCGAGCACGGTTACGAGCTGCGCATCATCGAACAGATGCCACTCGACGCCGACCATGCGTGGCAGCGAGCACAGATGGTGACCGCACAGGAGATCCTCGCGACCCTGCGGAAGCGGTTCACCCTGCTGCCCGACCCTGCGCCACGTGGGAGCGCGCCCGCCGCCACGTGGCTCGTCGACGGCCACCGCGGCGCGCACGGCCCGGCACGCGTCGGGGTGATCGCGTCGGTCACCCGGCCGTTCTGCGGGGACTGCGACCGCACCCGGCTCACCGCGGACGGATCACTGCGCAACTGCCTGTTCGCGACGTCGGAAACCGACGTGCGGCACGCGTTGCGCACCCTCCCCGACGACGAGATCGACGCCGCCCTCGCGCGCCTGTGGCGCGCGAACATGTGGGCGAAAGCGGCGGGCCACGAAGTGAACGCGGCGGGCTTCACCCAACCGGATCGGCCGATGTCGGCGATCGGCGGCTAG